In Clostridium sporogenes, one genomic interval encodes:
- a CDS encoding HD-GYP domain-containing protein gives MYKLSSLSTNTLKISKDEKLDLEIFLHSKRVAIYVKKIARLMKLSSKQSNNLVLLALNHDIGKARIPSNILNKKDKLNHSEFEIVKEHTQFGSDILREYGYCLEICNVVKFHHENFDGSGYYALKGKSIPMAARILRIADVYEALTSDRCYRRAYTREAALEIMVKEENIYDPEILELFIKKIYTDSFNLQLCI, from the coding sequence ATGTATAAATTAAGTAGTTTATCAACAAACACCTTGAAAATATCAAAGGATGAAAAATTAGATTTAGAAATATTTTTACATAGTAAGAGAGTTGCTATCTATGTGAAAAAAATTGCAAGGTTGATGAAGCTTAGTTCAAAACAAAGTAATAATTTAGTTCTATTAGCATTGAACCACGATATAGGAAAGGCTAGAATACCTTCTAATATACTAAACAAAAAAGATAAATTAAATCATAGTGAGTTTGAAATTGTAAAAGAACATACCCAGTTTGGTTCTGATATACTAAGGGAATATGGATATTGTTTAGAAATTTGTAATGTTGTAAAATTTCATCATGAAAATTTTGATGGTAGTGGTTATTATGCGTTAAAGGGAAAGTCTATTCCTATGGCAGCTAGAATACTTCGTATAGCAGATGTATATGAAGCTTTAACTTCAGATAGATGTTATAGAAGAGCTTATACAAGAGAAGCAGCTTTAGAGATTATGGTAAAAGAAGAAAATATATATGATCCTGAAATATTAGAATTATTTATTAAAAAAATATATACAGATTCTTTCAACTTACAATTATGTATATAA
- a CDS encoding Na-translocating system protein MpsC family protein → MDAIERVMNNVKILYVEDEAITQIIVKKILKKISGKLYIAENGQEGFELFKVYRPDIVITDLRMPIMNGIDMIKKIRDHDQECGIIINTEVDDIEYIIKSVDIGIDKYLVKPIEKEEIIEAIKNVLKKVIKRKNDKGSLCEFVNFSKEHKLKITEEIKTKISFLVKKYTRKGPKDVQVFWGGSTIEINTYDILTPMEKAVIKNNNNLALIEYYREVFYEQVSKEFNDLISDIIGFTVEISEININIIENTERIIMKLNLNNMFK, encoded by the coding sequence ATGGATGCTATTGAACGAGTAATGAATAATGTTAAAATATTATATGTTGAAGATGAGGCCATAACTCAAATTATTGTAAAAAAAATATTAAAAAAAATTTCAGGTAAATTATATATTGCTGAAAATGGCCAAGAAGGCTTTGAATTATTTAAGGTATATAGACCAGATATAGTAATTACTGATTTAAGAATGCCTATTATGAATGGCATAGATATGATCAAAAAGATAAGAGATCATGATCAAGAATGTGGAATTATTATTAATACTGAAGTAGATGATATAGAATATATAATAAAAAGTGTAGACATTGGTATTGATAAATACCTTGTAAAACCTATAGAAAAAGAAGAAATTATAGAAGCTATAAAAAATGTATTAAAAAAAGTTATAAAAAGAAAAAATGACAAAGGAAGTCTATGTGAATTTGTGAATTTTAGTAAAGAACATAAGCTAAAAATAACAGAAGAAATAAAAACAAAAATCTCTTTTTTAGTAAAAAAATATACGAGAAAAGGGCCTAAAGATGTTCAGGTATTTTGGGGTGGCAGTACTATAGAGATTAATACTTATGATATATTAACTCCTATGGAAAAAGCAGTTATAAAAAATAACAATAACTTGGCTTTGATTGAATATTATAGGGAAGTATTTTATGAGCAGGTATCAAAAGAATTTAATGATTTGATTAGTGATATTATTGGATTTACTGTTGAAATTTCAGAAATAAATATAAATATAATAGAAAACACGGAAAGAATTATAATGAAATTAAATTTAAATAATATGTTTAAGTAA
- a CDS encoding response regulator — MVKYGDINALNLFVGELNNVSIFILDKDFHYIKLNNSHKKFMKKLLGIHVEVGMNILEIIEEYCPLNISDNLILRIKEKMKIALKGNKIITNEEVLINGSKVEFYEIEIIPLKDENNNILGVGACCLNITENVNTMIKVLKTKLDLTYKEHLKNSKLLNENNGSKKIFKILIAEDNNVNQIVMSKLIELNGWMAKTVSNGKDSIVALEKDSYDLIFMDISMPIMNGLDAANIIKKNPKWSKIPIVALTAYDSLEQQKKFKSLGMDDYLSKPIDSDKLLYIIDKHLNNNRQINNSKIKLKKKEIYSSFERLEKNLDGNKELVIELAHKIIELFSKEQMDEIIRLSRDGDIENLRNLIHKLKGASSNFDLYKVKRLLNEIKERAILGDIEHIYKLVEKITINMNILEKDLMYYRKNK, encoded by the coding sequence ATGGTAAAGTATGGGGATATAAATGCTTTGAATTTATTTGTGGGGGAGTTAAATAATGTTTCCATATTCATTTTGGATAAAGATTTTCATTATATAAAATTAAATAATAGTCATAAAAAATTTATGAAAAAATTGTTAGGCATTCATGTAGAAGTGGGTATGAATATATTAGAAATAATTGAAGAATATTGTCCTCTAAATATTAGTGATAATTTGATATTAAGAATAAAAGAAAAAATGAAGATTGCATTAAAGGGAAATAAGATTATAACAAATGAGGAAGTTTTAATTAATGGTAGTAAAGTAGAATTTTATGAGATAGAAATAATTCCTTTGAAGGATGAAAATAACAATATATTAGGGGTAGGTGCATGTTGCCTAAATATAACAGAGAATGTAAATACAATGATAAAAGTATTAAAGACTAAATTAGATTTAACCTATAAAGAACATTTGAAAAATAGCAAATTATTAAATGAGAATAATGGTAGCAAAAAGATATTTAAGATATTGATAGCAGAAGATAATAATGTAAATCAAATAGTAATGAGTAAATTAATTGAATTGAATGGATGGATGGCAAAAACAGTTTCTAATGGGAAAGATTCTATAGTAGCTTTAGAAAAGGATAGCTATGATTTAATTTTTATGGATATATCAATGCCTATAATGAATGGATTAGATGCAGCAAATATAATTAAAAAAAATCCTAAATGGAGTAAAATACCTATAGTAGCTTTAACAGCATATGATTCTTTAGAACAACAGAAGAAATTTAAATCATTAGGTATGGATGATTATTTAAGTAAACCTATAGATTCAGATAAGTTACTATATATAATAGATAAGCATTTAAATAACAATAGGCAAATTAATAATAGTAAAATCAAGCTAAAGAAAAAAGAAATATATAGTAGTTTTGAGCGGTTAGAAAAAAATTTAGATGGTAATAAAGAGTTAGTAATAGAATTGGCTCATAAAATAATAGAGTTATTTTCCAAAGAACAAATGGATGAAATTATAAGGTTATCAAGAGATGGAGATATAGAAAATTTAAGAAATTTAATACATAAATTAAAGGGAGCCTCTTCAAATTTTGATTTATATAAGGTTAAAAGATTACTAAATGAAATTAAAGAAAGAGCTATATTAGGTGATATTGAACATATTTATAAATTAGTAGAAAAAATAACAATAAATATGAATATATTAGAGAAAGATTTGATGTATTATAGGAAAAATAAATAA
- a CDS encoding methyl-accepting chemotaxis protein, with protein sequence MKSKFKSTKDKNFISVKSVINIQILGLIILICGILGIVSYKSASKALTKNIKMELENKAKNGSTILANRMNEVKERLQIIANWPEIKSMDLKNQKDQLEDEAKSWGFKDFKIVNLQGNQYTMNSNEIENISGKKYFNKILKGDTFIIDSDIDKNTNVPLIKVVTPIKSNDEKVVGALIGSLDIKDINKLVNDAQSNNKEEIGFVINKEGYYIADDDINLVLKRGNDLKNYSNDSKFEELLNFQKKMINGENGFGEYKYNNVRRFMAYEPVPGTEWSMAIAVEKNYLFKDIYTLRIVILISTILFIILGMIISNVISKNIKDPLVKMKEHAEQLEKCNLTYKNSINRKDEFGETARALNEASNILNQTINSVKNESENILQSSNCAKETFNKVNAEVQQITAFTEEISANMEESSAGIEEMASMTASVKEDMNITKEKAKEGLDLAINIKEKAESVNEDACSSMSEVEKIYENSKEKLEKAIHEAQVVENISEMAESILGISEKTNLLALNAAIEAARAGEQGRGFAVVAEEVRKLAEQSSNAVENIQVNVKTVLKAVSELSSSSEFVLELIEENVLRDYKKLIDMSVQYKNDGNIVKELIENFSNLSEKTSKAIEQIARGMEEMSGSVIEVAESSGEIAEKISNVNQQNELILRENEKNLEISKELVDTMDEFESI encoded by the coding sequence ATGAAGTCTAAATTTAAAAGTACTAAGGATAAAAATTTTATAAGTGTAAAAAGTGTTATAAATATACAAATATTAGGTTTGATTATTTTGATTTGTGGAATTTTAGGAATTGTATCCTATAAGAGTGCCTCTAAAGCTCTAACTAAAAATATTAAAATGGAACTTGAAAATAAGGCTAAAAATGGATCAACTATCTTGGCTAATAGAATGAATGAAGTAAAGGAGAGATTACAAATAATAGCCAATTGGCCAGAAATAAAATCTATGGATTTAAAAAATCAAAAGGACCAATTGGAAGATGAAGCTAAATCCTGGGGATTTAAAGATTTTAAAATAGTAAATTTACAGGGTAATCAATATACTATGAATAGTAATGAAATAGAAAATATTTCTGGAAAGAAATACTTTAATAAAATATTAAAAGGAGATACATTTATAATAGATAGTGATATAGATAAGAACACTAATGTTCCTTTAATAAAAGTAGTTACACCTATTAAATCCAATGATGAAAAAGTAGTAGGTGCTTTAATAGGTTCTTTAGATATAAAAGATATAAATAAGTTAGTAAATGATGCACAATCAAATAATAAAGAAGAAATTGGTTTTGTAATTAATAAAGAAGGATATTATATAGCAGATGATGATATTAACTTAGTTTTGAAGAGAGGCAATGATTTAAAAAATTACAGTAATGATTCAAAGTTTGAAGAACTTTTAAATTTTCAGAAAAAAATGATTAATGGTGAAAATGGTTTTGGGGAATATAAATACAATAATGTTAGAAGATTTATGGCCTATGAACCAGTTCCAGGCACAGAATGGTCTATGGCTATAGCTGTTGAAAAAAATTATTTATTTAAAGATATTTACACATTAAGAATAGTAATATTAATTTCAACTATTTTATTTATAATTTTAGGTATGATAATATCAAATGTTATTTCTAAAAATATTAAAGATCCCCTTGTTAAAATGAAAGAGCATGCGGAGCAATTAGAAAAATGTAATTTAACATATAAAAATTCTATTAATAGAAAAGATGAATTTGGGGAAACAGCCAGGGCTTTAAATGAAGCTAGCAATATATTAAATCAAACCATAAATTCTGTAAAGAATGAAAGTGAAAATATATTACAAAGCAGTAATTGTGCAAAAGAAACTTTTAATAAGGTAAATGCTGAGGTACAACAAATAACTGCATTTACTGAAGAGATTTCTGCTAATATGGAGGAATCTTCAGCGGGAATAGAAGAGATGGCATCTATGACTGCCTCTGTCAAAGAAGATATGAATATTACTAAGGAAAAAGCAAAAGAAGGACTTGATTTAGCAATAAACATTAAGGAAAAGGCAGAAAGTGTAAATGAAGATGCTTGTAGTTCAATGAGTGAAGTGGAAAAAATATATGAAAATTCAAAGGAAAAATTAGAAAAAGCTATTCATGAAGCTCAAGTGGTAGAAAATATATCTGAAATGGCTGAGAGTATTTTAGGTATATCTGAAAAGACAAACTTATTAGCTTTAAATGCGGCTATTGAAGCTGCTAGAGCAGGAGAACAGGGCAGGGGCTTTGCAGTGGTAGCAGAAGAAGTAAGAAAATTAGCAGAGCAATCCTCTAATGCAGTTGAAAATATTCAAGTTAATGTTAAGACTGTATTGAAAGCAGTAAGTGAACTTTCATCTTCTTCCGAATTTGTTTTAGAACTTATAGAAGAGAATGTATTAAGAGATTATAAAAAGCTTATAGATATGAGTGTACAGTATAAAAATGATGGAAATATTGTTAAAGAGCTAATTGAGAATTTTTCAAATTTATCGGAAAAAACTTCTAAAGCTATTGAACAAATAGCAAGAGGCATGGAAGAGATGTCTGGATCTGTAATAGAAGTAGCAGAATCTTCAGGTGAAATTGCAGAAAAAATAAGTAATGTGAATCAGCAAAATGAGTTAATATTGAGAGAAAATGAAAAGAATTTAGAAATATCTAAAGAATTAGTGGATACAATGGATGAATTTGAAAGTATTTAG
- the serS gene encoding serine--tRNA ligase, producing the protein MLDLKFVRENPEVVKENMRKKFQHNKLELVDEVIALDIELRNIKPEADTLRAKRNKISKQIGGLMAQGKKGEAEELKKQVTAASDHLAELEKKEGELEEKIKRIMITIPNIIDPSVPIGKDDSENVEIQRYGEPIVPDFEVPYHTEIMEKFNGIDLDSARKVAGNGFYYLMGDIARLHSAVISYARDFMINRGFTYCIPPFMIRSEVVTGVMSFAEMDSMMYKIEGEDLYLIGTSEHSMIGKFIDTILPEASLPQTLTSYSPCFRKEKGAHGIEERGVYRIHQFEKQEMIVVCKPEDSVMWYDKLWQNTVDFFRSLDIPVRTLECCSGDLADLKVKSVDVEAWSPRQKKYFEVGSCSNLGDAQARRLKIRVAGENGKYFAHTLNNTVVAPPRMLIAFLENNLNADGSVNIPVALQPYMGGMTVIK; encoded by the coding sequence ATGTTAGATTTAAAATTTGTAAGAGAAAATCCAGAAGTTGTTAAGGAAAACATGAGGAAAAAATTTCAGCATAATAAGCTGGAGTTAGTAGATGAAGTAATTGCTTTAGATATTGAATTGAGAAATATAAAACCAGAAGCAGATACTTTAAGAGCTAAGCGAAATAAGATTTCAAAACAAATCGGTGGATTAATGGCTCAGGGAAAAAAAGGAGAAGCAGAAGAATTAAAGAAACAGGTTACAGCAGCCTCAGATCATTTAGCTGAATTAGAAAAAAAAGAAGGTGAACTGGAAGAAAAAATAAAGAGAATTATGATTACTATTCCAAATATTATTGATCCAAGTGTTCCCATTGGTAAAGATGATAGTGAGAATGTGGAAATTCAACGATATGGCGAACCAATTGTGCCAGATTTCGAAGTTCCCTATCATACTGAAATTATGGAAAAATTTAATGGAATTGATTTGGATAGTGCTAGAAAAGTTGCCGGTAATGGTTTTTATTATTTGATGGGGGATATTGCCAGACTACATTCTGCAGTGATTTCTTATGCCAGAGACTTTATGATTAACCGTGGTTTTACATATTGTATTCCACCTTTTATGATTCGTAGTGAAGTGGTGACTGGTGTTATGAGCTTTGCAGAAATGGATTCTATGATGTACAAAATAGAAGGTGAAGATTTATACCTGATTGGAACCAGTGAACATTCTATGATTGGTAAATTTATTGATACAATATTACCGGAAGCTTCTTTACCACAAACATTAACTAGTTATTCACCTTGTTTTAGAAAGGAAAAAGGAGCACATGGGATTGAAGAAAGGGGAGTATATCGAATTCATCAATTTGAAAAGCAAGAAATGATTGTTGTATGTAAACCGGAAGATAGTGTAATGTGGTATGATAAGCTATGGCAAAATACAGTAGATTTTTTCCGCTCTTTGGATATTCCTGTAAGAACTTTGGAATGCTGTTCTGGTGACTTGGCAGATTTAAAAGTAAAATCAGTTGATGTAGAAGCTTGGTCTCCTAGGCAGAAAAAATACTTTGAGGTTGGAAGTTGCTCTAATTTGGGTGATGCACAAGCACGCCGTCTTAAAATTCGTGTAGCTGGTGAGAATGGTAAATATTTTGCCCACACATTAAACAATACCGTAGTTGCACCTCCAAGAATGTTAATTGCTTTTTTAGAGAATAACTTAAATGCAGATGGTTCTGTCAATATTCCAGTTGCATTACAACCATATATGGGTGGAATGACTGTCATTAAATAA